One part of the Alistipes onderdonkii genome encodes these proteins:
- the rplN gene encoding 50S ribosomal protein L14, which produces MIQQESRLVVADNSGAKEVLCIRVLGGTKRRYASIGDKIVVAVKSATPSGDVKKGAVSKAVVVRTTKEIRRANGSYIRFDDNAVVLLNNQGEMRGTRIFGPVARELRDQYMKIISLAPEVL; this is translated from the coding sequence ATGATACAGCAGGAAAGTAGACTCGTAGTAGCTGATAACAGCGGTGCAAAGGAAGTTCTCTGCATCCGGGTGCTGGGCGGTACCAAACGCCGCTACGCATCTATCGGCGATAAGATTGTGGTGGCTGTCAAGAGCGCGACTCCTTCGGGCGATGTCAAGAAGGGTGCCGTGTCGAAAGCAGTCGTCGTAAGGACGACCAAGGAAATCAGACGTGCCAACGGTTCGTACATTCGTTTCGACGACAACGCCGTGGTGCTGCTTAACAACCAGGGTGAAATGCGCGGTACTCGTATATTCGGCCCCGTAGCTCGTGAGCTGCGCGACCAGTATATGAAGATTATCTCCCTCGCACC
- the rpsQ gene encoding 30S ribosomal protein S17, with amino-acid sequence MERNLRKERIGVVVSNKMEKTIVVAVARKVKHPIYGKFVNKTTKFVAESLDETCKEGDTVRIMETRPLSKTKRWRLVQIIERAK; translated from the coding sequence ATGGAAAGAAATCTTAGAAAAGAGCGTATTGGGGTGGTTGTCAGCAACAAGATGGAGAAAACCATTGTGGTTGCAGTAGCACGTAAGGTGAAGCATCCGATCTACGGCAAGTTCGTCAACAAGACGACGAAGTTCGTCGCCGAGTCACTCGACGAGACCTGCAAGGAAGGCGACACCGTCCGTATCATGGAGACCCGCCCGCTGAGCAAAACGAAGCGTTGGAGATTAGTACAAATTATTGAAAGAGCTAAGTAA
- the rpmC gene encoding 50S ribosomal protein L29, translating to MKSAEIKDISIKDLQERIETEKAQLAKLKVQHAVSPVENPSIIKKNRRDIARMLTILRQKNA from the coding sequence ATGAAAAGTGCAGAAATCAAGGATATTTCGATCAAAGACCTGCAGGAGCGCATCGAGACTGAGAAGGCTCAGCTTGCAAAGCTGAAGGTGCAGCACGCGGTGTCCCCCGTCGAGAACCCTTCTATCATTAAGAAAAACCGCAGAGATATAGCTCGTATGCTGACAATCCTGCGTCAAAAAAACGCCTAA
- the rplP gene encoding 50S ribosomal protein L16, translating to MLQPKKTKFRRMQKGRMKGIAQRGNQLATGSFAIKALESAWITGRQIEAARQAITRYMKREGQLWIRIFPDKPITKKPAEVRMGKGKGNPEGFVAPVTPGRILFEAEGVPLEVAQEALRLGAQKLPITTKFIVRRDYVETTI from the coding sequence ATGTTACAGCCGAAAAAGACCAAATTTAGGAGAATGCAGAAAGGTCGCATGAAGGGTATTGCTCAGAGAGGAAACCAACTTGCAACCGGTTCGTTCGCAATCAAAGCACTTGAATCCGCATGGATCACAGGTCGTCAGATAGAGGCGGCGCGTCAGGCCATCACCCGTTACATGAAGCGTGAAGGCCAGCTCTGGATCCGCATCTTCCCCGATAAACCCATCACGAAGAAGCCCGCCGAGGTGCGTATGGGTAAGGGTAAGGGTAATCCCGAAGGGTTCGTGGCGCCCGTTACTCCCGGCCGTATTCTCTTCGAGGCAGAGGGCGTGCCCCTGGAAGTGGCGCAGGAAGCGCTCCGCCTGGGTGCCCAGAAACTGCCCATTACCACCAAGTTTATCGTAAGGCGTGACTACGTCGAAACCACAATCTAA
- the rpsC gene encoding 30S ribosomal protein S3 has translation MGQKVNPIANRLGIIRGWDSNWFGGKDFSEKLVEDAKIRKYLNVRLAKASISKIIIERTLKLVTVTISTARPGIIIGKGGQEVDKLKEELKKLTGKEIQINIFEVKRPEVDAVIVGQNIARQLEGRVSFRRAVKTAVASTMRMGAEGIKIQVSGRVGGAEMARSETIKEGRIPLHTFRADVDFCLTEALTKVGILGVKVWICQGIVYGKRDLFEIAGASAQAPSGDRGERGDRGDRRGRGDRRGDRRDRGDRGGDRRRNNNNK, from the coding sequence ATGGGACAGAAAGTTAATCCGATAGCAAATCGTCTTGGTATCATCCGCGGTTGGGATTCCAACTGGTTCGGCGGCAAGGACTTCTCCGAGAAGCTGGTCGAGGACGCCAAGATCCGCAAATACCTGAATGTCCGTCTGGCCAAGGCAAGCATCTCGAAGATCATCATCGAGCGTACGCTGAAGCTGGTTACGGTGACCATTTCCACCGCTCGTCCGGGTATCATCATCGGCAAGGGCGGCCAGGAGGTCGACAAACTGAAGGAAGAGTTGAAGAAGCTCACCGGCAAGGAGATCCAGATCAACATCTTCGAGGTGAAGCGCCCCGAGGTGGATGCCGTGATCGTCGGCCAGAACATCGCCCGCCAGCTGGAGGGCCGCGTATCGTTCCGCCGCGCCGTGAAGACGGCCGTAGCGTCGACCATGCGCATGGGTGCCGAGGGTATCAAGATCCAGGTTTCCGGCCGTGTAGGCGGCGCCGAAATGGCCCGCAGCGAAACTATAAAGGAGGGTCGTATTCCGCTGCACACGTTCCGTGCCGACGTGGATTTCTGCCTGACCGAGGCGCTCACCAAAGTGGGTATCCTGGGTGTGAAGGTCTGGATCTGCCAGGGCATCGTGTACGGCAAGCGCGACCTGTTCGAAATCGCAGGCGCATCGGCGCAGGCTCCCTCGGGCGACCGCGGTGAGCGTGGCGACCGCGGCGACCGTCGTGGCCGCGGCGACCGTCGCGGAGACCGGCGTGACCGCGGCGATCGTGGCGGTGACCGTCGTCGCAACAACAATAATAAGTAA